From Helicobacter sp. MIT 99-5507:
GGCTTATAATCTTATCTCCATCTTGTTTGGCATTGTTTAATATATCTACAAGTCCTATTCCACTTGTAAATATGATTGCTTGATTTAAGTTTGGCTCATATACTATGGTTTGTTTTTCATCTATAAATACTTCTTTTTCAAATGGTTTTGTATATTTATAATATGATTTATAACCCTTCGTTGTGACTGAATTTCCACTATATTCTATTTTATTATTATCGCTAGTTGTTATTATTTGCACAAAATCTGCTTTGATATTATTTATACTTTTTAAATCAAAAGAAAAACATATATTTATAATAAAAAACAAATAAACTAAGATTCTCATAATCCACCTTTATTAGAGATTAAGTCTAGATTTTAGCATAAAATGATAGAATCCAACATCTATTAAATAAATACGATTCAAGGCTTTCAATGATACAAAATATATTTAATAAACTTCTTGGCACTAGAAACCAAAGAATGCTAAATAAATACAAACAAAAACTAAATGCAATTAATAATCTAGAATCTAAATATCAAAATTTTAGTGATGATGAGCTAAAGGCTGCATTTAACACTTTAAAAGAAAATACTAAAAACAAATTTGATGAAATAGGACAAGGAGCGCTAGATTCTGTCTTGATAGAATCTTTTGCAATCACTAGAGAAGCATCAAAAAGAGTGCTAAATATGCGACATTTTGATGTGCAGCTTATTGGTGGTATGGTGCTACATGAAGGGAAAATTGCAGAGATGAAAACAGGTGAAGGTAAAACTCTTGTAGCAACTCTTGCAGTAATCCTAAATGCAATGATTGGTAAAAGCGTGCATGTAGTAACCGTAAATGACTATCTAGCAAGAAGAGATGCCACTGAAATGGGTGCATTGTATGAATTTTTAGGTTATAGTGTTGGTATCATTACAGGCGATGAACGAGATGAAGAAAGCAAACTAAAACAATATAGCTGTGATATTATCTATGGCACAAATAATGAATTTGGATTTGACTATCTTAGGGATAATATGAAGTTTTCGTTATCAAATCAATTCCAAAAAGATCATTTTTTTGCAATCGTTGATGAGGTGGATTCTATCCTTATTGATGAAGCTAGGACGCCACTTATTATATCTGGACCTGCAAATAGAAAGCTAGAAAATTATGGCTTAGCAAATAGCGTAGCTCAAAAAATGACAAAAGATATAGATTTTAGTATTGATGAAAAAAATCGAACCATATTGATAGCAGAATCTGGTATCAAAAAAGCTGAAGAAATATTTAAAGTAGATAATCTCTATAATATAGAAAATGCGTTTTTAGCTCATCATCTTGATCAAGCATTAAAAGCAAATTTCTTGTTTCAAAAAGACAAAGATTATATCGTGCGGGATGGTGAAGTAATAATTGTAGATGAATTTACAGGAAGACTTAGCGAGGGTAGGAGATTTAGCGATGGATTGCACCAAGCAATAGAGGCTAAAGAATTGGTAGATATAAAAGAAGAAACCCAAACTCTAGCGGATATTACATTTCAAAATTATTTTAGAATGTATGAAAAATTATCAGGAATGACAGGAACAGCACAAACTGAAGCTAGCGAATTTTTACAAATTTATAAATTAGATGTTGTTAGTATTCCTACAAATGTGCCAAATATAAGAAAAGATTATAATGATTTGATATTTAAGAGTGAAGCAGAAAAGTTTGATGCAGTTTGTAAAAAAATAGTAGAACTTCATAAAAGTGGAATCCCAGTATTAATCGGGACAGCAAGTATAGAAAAAAGTGAAAAATTACATGAATTACTAAAAAAACAAAGAATCCCGCATACCGTTTTAAATGCAAAGCAGCATACAAAAGAAGCAGAAATTATCAAAGATGCAGGTAAAATTGGTGCTGTAACAATAGCTACAAACATGGCAGGTCGTGGTGTTGATATAAAAATAGATAAAGAAGTAGCAGATCTTGGTGGATTATTTATCATTGGGACAGAGAGACATGAAAGTAGAAGAATAGATAATCAGCTAAGAGGTAGAAGTGGAAGACAAGGTGATCCTGGTGCTAGTCAGTTTTATTTAAGTCTTGAAGATAATCTACTTAGAATCTTTGGTAGTGATAAAATAAAAGGTATTATGGAAAAACTAGGATTAAAAGATGGCGAGCATATAGAATCTTCTTTTGTAACAAGATCTATTGAAAATGCACAAAAGAAAGTAGAATCTTTGCATTTTGAAACTAGAAAACATATATTAGAATATGATGATGTTGCAAATGAGCAAAGAAAAATAATATATCAATTTAGAAACAAACTTCTTGATGAAAATTATGATTTATCACAAAAAATAAAAGAAGATAGAGAATTTAGCATTCAAAATGTATTTTTAAATCTTGATTTTATGCAAGATAATAATATTGATAAAGTTGGTATTTCAAATAAGATTCTAGAAGATTTTGGAAGCAAGATTGTATTTGAAGATTCTACAGATGATATTTCTTTATTGCAAGAACAAGCAAATATTGCACTTACAAATGATTATGAAGCAAAAATGAAACCTCTTACAGACACTCAAAGAAAAGATATTGAAAGAATAGTATATTTGCAGGTATTAGATAATGCTTGGAGAGAGCATTTATACACTATGGATAATTTAAAAACTGGTATTGGACTAAGAGGATACAATCAAAAAGATCCATTGATTGAATATAAAAAAGAGAGTTATAATTTATTTTTAGAGTTTAAAGATAATCTAAAAATTGAAAGCTCAAAAATGATCCATATGATAAAGCTAAGAGAGCAGAGTAGAGATGATGAAGAGCAAGCAAAAGCGATGCTAAAACATCTCGAAGAAGAAAATAATGATGATATATCTTTCAATAAAGATGGAAACAATGATGAGATAAAAAAAAGCACAAAAGTAGCTAGAAATGATCCTTGTCCTTGTGGAAGCGGCAAAAAATATAAATTATGCCATGGTAAAAGCGGACCTAAAAAAGGCATATTAGCTAATTAAGGTGTATTATTGTTACCTAGATTCTTAGTTTTTAAATATCTTCGTTTTGATAAAACTCAACCATTTATATCAATAACAGCAATACTGGCTTTTCTTGGTGTTGGTATTGGTGTGATGGTGTTAATCGTGGCTATGGCGATTATGGAAGGTATGATAAAACATTTTGAAGATAGATTATTTACTATGAATTATCCACTTACTATCTTTCAAAAAGGATATGGTGCAGTAAATAATACATTGCTTTTAAATCTTACAGAGCAATTTAAAAATTTACAATTTAGCCCATATATAAAATCTCAAGGTGCTATTAAAATTGGTGATACACTAAATGCTGGTATTATATATGGTATAGATTTTAATAAAGAAATGAGTATAAATAAAATCTTAAGAGAATCTTATCATAATGAAAATTTTAATAGTGATAGTATAATCATAGGTAAAAGGCTGCTTGATGAAACTTCTATCGATATAAATACTAGGGTTACATTGATTTTTACTCAAATGCAAGCAGGCGGAATGGGGCTAATACCTAGTATGAAAAGATTTAATATAGATGGATATTTTAATTCTGGGCTTCATGCATATGATAATAGCTATATGTATATTAATATTAAAACATTACAAACTATCAAAAACTATCCACTAGATATATATGATGGAATCCATATATATTCAAATAATCCAATGAAAGATATTATAAAACTAAGAGAATATTTACCTCATGATGTAGGTATCGTTGGTTGGTGGGAGCAAAATGGTAATTTTTTTAGTGCAATAGCGATGGAAAAAAGAGCTTTATTTATAGTATTAATGTTAATTATTATAATGGCTTCATTAAATATTATTAGTTCTCTTATGATGGTTATTATGACAAGAAGAAGAGAGATAGCTCTTTTGTTATCACTTGGTATGGGAAAAAAAGATATACAAAAAACATTTTTTTATTTAGGAAATGTTATAGGAATTAGTGGTGTGTTTTTTGGCGTTTTATTAGCATTTATTTTGCTTTATTTATTGCAAGTATTTCCTATCATATCTCTCCCTGCTGATGTTTATGGTAGCTCAAAATTACCATTGCATATATCATTTATAGATATTTCTTTAACGATAGTTGGTGCTATTATAGTTGTCCTTTTGTCATCATATTATCCATCCATAAAAGCATCAAAAATCAATCCTTTATCCACATTAAGAAGTGAGTAGCTTATAATTAATATGGATATTTTTATATTATCATTGTATTTCTACTTTTTTTCGCTATAATTCATACTTTATTTCTTGTCTTTATACTTTTATGCGGGAATAGCTCAGTGGTAGAGCACAACCTTGCCAAGGTTGGGGCCGCGGGTTCGATCCCCGTTTCCCGCTCCAAATATAAAATAATGTTGCCCGGGTGGTGGAATTGGTAGACACAAGGGACTTAAAATCCCTCGGATATTGCTTCCGTGCCGGTTCAAGTCCGGCCTCGGGCACCATATTTATGGCGACATAGCCAAGTGGTAAGGCATGGGCCTGCAAAGCCTTGATTCCCCAGTTCGAATCTGGGTGTCGCCTCCAAAATAATAGAATCTTACTCGGGAGATGGCTGAGTGGTTGAAAGCGGCGGTCTTGAAAACCGTTGAGGGTAACACCTCCGGGGGTTCGAATCCCTCTCTCCCGGCCACTCTTTTTTACTTCAAATATTTATAATAGTTTTTAAAAGATTTTTAATTATTTATAGATTCTCATATAAAATAAAATTTTTAGCGGGTGTTAGATTAAAATAGTCAAAAATCCTATTTGAAATAATAAAAAGCAATGCAATGCTAAAAGATTTATAAGGCAGTCTGCCTTGTATTTTAGTTTTTTGATATAAAAATGAGTGAGTTTAAATAAATTACAATCTTGCTTTAAGAAAGATATAGCTTTTTTATCTTCTTTCTAAATGAAACCTACAATCTTTCTAATATAATTTTATCTTCCATAAAATCATTATAAATTTCTTTATTTATTTGTGATTTAGAAAACGCAATGAAGTAATTATTTTTTACATCTTGTTTATTGTATAAAAGTTGTTTTTTTGTATTAAAATCAAGTATTATTCCGCCACTTTCTCTTAAAATAATATCACTTGCTGCGATATCCCACTCTTTTGTCCCATTAAATCGTGGATAAATATCGGCTTTTCCTTCTGCAATAGAACATATTTTTAGTGATGAACCAAGTGTTTGTTTTATTAATTTATATTTTTTTATAAAATTATCTACATTTTTTGTGCTATGGAATCTACTATCAAGTGCTATTATAGCTGTTGTATCTTTTTGACTATAAATCCTTATTGCATTATCAATGATATTAGAATCTTCTAATACATAAGCTCCATTTTTTTCCAATGCAAAATACATTTTTTTTAATGCTGGTGCATATACTACACCAAGTATTGGTATATTGTGCTTTAATAAAGCTATATTGATTGTCCATTCATTATTTTTTGATATAAAATCTTTTGTCCCATCTAGCGGGTCTATAAGCCATAAATATTCTTCATTTTTTCTTTTACTATAATCTAATATATCTTCTTCAGAATTAATTTTAAAAGAACTAATAGCTTGCAAATTATGAGTAATTATTCTATTAGATTCTATATCAGCTTTTGTTAATGGAGAATCATCATCTTTTTTTATAAAACTTGTATCGCCATAGTATTTTAATACTATTTCTCCTGCCCTAAAGGCTATATTGATTACATTATTTAGCAAATCTTTCATAGTTTTGTTTCCAAATCCGCAATAGAATCTATCTCTATCCAGCCTCTATTGATAAAAACTGGCTCTATATTATTAAATGTATTTATTATTTCTTGCAAAAAACTAGTCATATACATATTATAAAAATCCTTTCCATCATAGATTCTGCTTTTATCCAAACTATCATAAAAATCAATCATTGTTGTTATGAAATTATGTGATATTTTAAATAACCCTATATATTGTCCTTCTATTTCATCAATAGAATCTACTTTTTTGCCTATTTCTATGATTTTATTATTTTTGATTTTTAAACTTTCTGCATCAC
This genomic window contains:
- the lolA gene encoding LolA-like outer membrane lipoprotein chaperone, with amino-acid sequence MRILVYLFFIINICFSFDLKSINNIKADFVQIITTSDNNKIEYSGNSVTTKGYKSYYKYTKPFEKEVFIDEKQTIVYEPNLNQAIIFTSGIGLVDILNNAKQDGDKIISHANNITFFIYLDSNDMPKKIEYTDTLDNKNEIILSNIKINTNIDDSIFVFNAPKGTDIIYSKSNTF
- the secA gene encoding preprotein translocase subunit SecA; amino-acid sequence: MIQNIFNKLLGTRNQRMLNKYKQKLNAINNLESKYQNFSDDELKAAFNTLKENTKNKFDEIGQGALDSVLIESFAITREASKRVLNMRHFDVQLIGGMVLHEGKIAEMKTGEGKTLVATLAVILNAMIGKSVHVVTVNDYLARRDATEMGALYEFLGYSVGIITGDERDEESKLKQYSCDIIYGTNNEFGFDYLRDNMKFSLSNQFQKDHFFAIVDEVDSILIDEARTPLIISGPANRKLENYGLANSVAQKMTKDIDFSIDEKNRTILIAESGIKKAEEIFKVDNLYNIENAFLAHHLDQALKANFLFQKDKDYIVRDGEVIIVDEFTGRLSEGRRFSDGLHQAIEAKELVDIKEETQTLADITFQNYFRMYEKLSGMTGTAQTEASEFLQIYKLDVVSIPTNVPNIRKDYNDLIFKSEAEKFDAVCKKIVELHKSGIPVLIGTASIEKSEKLHELLKKQRIPHTVLNAKQHTKEAEIIKDAGKIGAVTIATNMAGRGVDIKIDKEVADLGGLFIIGTERHESRRIDNQLRGRSGRQGDPGASQFYLSLEDNLLRIFGSDKIKGIMEKLGLKDGEHIESSFVTRSIENAQKKVESLHFETRKHILEYDDVANEQRKIIYQFRNKLLDENYDLSQKIKEDREFSIQNVFLNLDFMQDNNIDKVGISNKILEDFGSKIVFEDSTDDISLLQEQANIALTNDYEAKMKPLTDTQRKDIERIVYLQVLDNAWREHLYTMDNLKTGIGLRGYNQKDPLIEYKKESYNLFLEFKDNLKIESSKMIHMIKLREQSRDDEEQAKAMLKHLEEENNDDISFNKDGNNDEIKKSTKVARNDPCPCGSGKKYKLCHGKSGPKKGILAN
- a CDS encoding ABC transporter permease, which translates into the protein MLPRFLVFKYLRFDKTQPFISITAILAFLGVGIGVMVLIVAMAIMEGMIKHFEDRLFTMNYPLTIFQKGYGAVNNTLLLNLTEQFKNLQFSPYIKSQGAIKIGDTLNAGIIYGIDFNKEMSINKILRESYHNENFNSDSIIIGKRLLDETSIDINTRVTLIFTQMQAGGMGLIPSMKRFNIDGYFNSGLHAYDNSYMYINIKTLQTIKNYPLDIYDGIHIYSNNPMKDIIKLREYLPHDVGIVGWWEQNGNFFSAIAMEKRALFIVLMLIIIMASLNIISSLMMVIMTRRREIALLLSLGMGKKDIQKTFFYLGNVIGISGVFFGVLLAFILLYLLQVFPIISLPADVYGSSKLPLHISFIDISLTIVGAIIVVLLSSYYPSIKASKINPLSTLRSE
- a CDS encoding 3'(2'),5'-bisphosphate nucleotidase CysQ, with the translated sequence MKDLLNNVINIAFRAGEIVLKYYGDTSFIKKDDDSPLTKADIESNRIITHNLQAISSFKINSEEDILDYSKRKNEEYLWLIDPLDGTKDFISKNNEWTINIALLKHNIPILGVVYAPALKKMYFALEKNGAYVLEDSNIIDNAIRIYSQKDTTAIIALDSRFHSTKNVDNFIKKYKLIKQTLGSSLKICSIAEGKADIYPRFNGTKEWDIAASDIILRESGGIILDFNTKKQLLYNKQDVKNNYFIAFSKSQINKEIYNDFMEDKIILERL